One genomic window of Branchiostoma lanceolatum isolate klBraLanc5 chromosome 5, klBraLanc5.hap2, whole genome shotgun sequence includes the following:
- the LOC136435266 gene encoding apoptotic protease-activating factor 1-like, translating to MENVAPEPVPQCSRPDCQPPTDDDVDYMYDVLLSYCDRNRPWVLYTLASELERDNNFVLCLRDRDYESAKPRLQNFVDFAKISASVVVVLSAAYLADGPCQKELDHAIASGRTMVAVRFDGCEIPPQLRERTDVVLDRSDAAFWNKLHRFLCRELDSSSSHHAGARCEQKGRNTSFPIMPCVVVERPHDVDAVVVLVQITMATLKGLGRTGGRRESNVVGVVGEAGAGKTVLALHVARKLIELGKKVFWISVGARPDILHYLTRLATAMVGRQRFFSELSKVVNFLMSFTADKDYVVILDDVQDVADVTDAVCSLAGNCVLFVTCRSQEMLVRLHVPLSNVHVLGGLTATTAGLLLLRSAGLHGELKQGDPRAEAVASIVQECNCVPAATALVGSSVWNPKDPDWWKGTARDLKETENDPYTSKILGKALHVSYDSLRGETVRLCLIDCCVFQPDRDVPLTTLIMFWKYRRNISESSARGALYQLYSRSFVHRGGQHSSYRFHASVLSYVKTKLKEPESQLHRDLLESCRAVGGGAWAECLQDGYYFENAAHHFVRAGWTSTLVNLLTSYRWLKAKLTHTDVKSLLSDFRDLKALTPFASPIQEVLDTIRLSGCVLSINKSQFEGQFLGRLLESSHPRIQKLICEMQQEPRGDFALYPSSACLVRPGGCLVRSYCGHTDAVLCVAVTNFPDRRRVFTGCRDFTIRAWELGSGRDLGVLRGHRGEVCALHLRKDDRLLASASCDCTIRLWDTNRLELSATLTGHEARVTGVAFTLDGRGLVSCSQDGVLKVWEDTVQMPSVAKLSVYKTSRTRSLSSYGSSWNIQKDIAAHSSQIMDLCFYHCSSRVATCAADSLIKLWDLQEKDPTKRVSTLRGHRDIVRSVTMTKNDAYLISCADDKIIALWNTERSLLVRTLVNPGGPVAAISLAPDDTTLVSVGGAADSGIKLWNLQIGQIICTLRGSYTCALLVETTDEPRLIACDVDNNTCNIWRLDCSSTEFISSNTSEIDNKVVCTTISRDGKLTVTGSDDGKLSIWNAETGQLRGTLAVGQSYVSVVRLSRDNSIAVAGFQNAELAVCDVVSLRKKWTSRGHNGAIQSVYITKDCDRIVSGAKDKQVILWDALEGVKLYTFVLDNFGVVSVSMAGESVMACTAEHVLYSWTVGGDDVDNTVVGPRVETLPGPVVVLPDLCKVISGDFRSSDYVIFDEVGHECRQRSGHDARVSALAVTRDGTSLIAGSVAGTLTVCSLSGQGEPAYFISRHDVSSDPVLGVEISAIIITMATHQMTFLTGDVDGAVKLWDSDTRTVQNPADRFQLLGAQHGGVTCFCNPTDSLVLSGCRGGTVALWDLKERHRVACWEGHHDAVTSIDCTKHDDDITVISTSLDGTIKAWRLKDDPPSPHRVWKLAATVPAPRYLASFTSESCACFVSGLDDGTLRVFTINGENSVREIFTDQGSVNGLAVHSDGLTVMCSHVGGAYTRWKLATGETISTRKRFSGASCTKRIMANNSIISMRSVPTVISAEDGRLTIWDAKNGSIKQVKNGTRSSTNCKQNCNSSGRRDRDHHAGNPKCSETTESRGVQHTAHHGQYQRPRMTAVTSTDNGELIASADESNTVHVWSINPGNELLLLCSFTFDHKVNDFSLSDSGRMCVLLDGVCLCFLEMRKPHN from the exons ATGGAGAACGTCGCACCTGAACCAG TTCCTCAATGTTCCAGGCCAGACTGCCAGCCGCCCACGGACGATGACGTGGACTACATGTACGATGTTCTGCTGTCCTACTGTGACAGGAATCGACCCTGGGTACTGTACACACTCGCTTCAGAGCTGGAGAGGGACAACAACTTCGTGCTGTGTCTCAGAGACAGAGACTACGAGTCTGCCAAGCCCAGACTGCAGAACTTTGTGGATTTCGCCAAGATCAGCGCCAGtgttgtggtggtgttgtcggCGGCCTACTTGGCGGACGGACCGTGTCAGAAAGAACTGGACCATGCTATCGCGTCAGGGAGGACAATGGTGGCCGTACGGTTTGATGGTTGTGAGATTCCGCCTCAGCTCAGGGAAAGAACTGACGTGGTGTTAGACCGTAGCGACGCGGCTTTCTGGAACAAGTTACACAGGTTTCTTTGCAGGGAGCTGGACTCCTCGTCGTCACATCATGCAG GCGCACGCTGTGAACAGAAAGGGAGAAACACTAGCTTTCCCATCATGCCTTGCGTGGTGGTGGAGCGTCCCCATGACGTAGACGCTGTAGTGGTTCTTGTACAGATCACCATGGCGACGCTGAAGGGGCTGGGGCGGACAGGTGGGAGACGGGAATCCAATGTCGTCGGGGTTGTGGGGGAGGCCGGTGCTGGGAAAACCGTGCTGGCTCTTCACGTGGCACGGAAACTAATCGAACTCGGCAAAAAG GTTTTCTGGATATCTGTTGGTGCGCGCCCTGACATTCTACACTATCTCACGCGTCTGGCAACTGCCATGGTCGGCCGGCAACGTTTCTTCTCAGAACTCTCCAAAGTAGTGAACTTCCTCATGAGCTTCACGGCAGACAAAGACTATGTTGTCATTTTAGACGACGTCCAGGATGTAGCTGACGTCACGGATGCTGTATGCTCACTGGCGGGAAACTGTGTGTTGTTCGTGACGTGTAGAAGTCAGGAGATGTTAGTGAGACTTCACGTGCCGCTGTCGAACGTGCATGTACTGGGCGGTTTGACTGCGACCACGGCCGGACTCCTGCTCCTGCGTAGTGCAGGACTTCATGGAGAGTTAAAGCAGGGTGATCCGAGAGCTGAGGCGGTGGCATCGATAGTACAAGAGTGTAACTGCGTACCCGCGGCGACTGCCCTTGTTGGGTCGAGCGTTTGGAACCCCAAAGACCCTGACTGGTGGAAAGGAACTGCCAGAGATCTCAAGGAAACTGAGAATGATCCCTATACCAGTAAGATATTGGGGAAAGCTTTACACGTTAGTTATGATTCTCTGCGAGGAGAGACTGTGCGGCTCTGTCTTATTGACTGTTGCGTGTTCCAACCGGACAGAGACGTCCCGTTGACTACACTGATAATGTTTTGGAAGTACCGGAGGAACATATCTGAAAGTAGCGCCCGAGGCGCTCTGTATCAGCTGTACAGCCGCTCGTTCGTTCATAGGGGAGGACAGCATTCCTCTTACCGCTTCCATGCCTCTGTACTCAGTTATGTGAAGACGAAGTTGAAAGAACCAGAGTCTCAGCTGCACAGAGATCTCCTGGAGTCCTGTCGTGCGGTGGGAGGGGGGGCATGGGCGGAGTGCCTCCAGGACGGGTATTACTTTGAAAATGCCGCTCATCACTTCGTCAGGGCGGGCTGGACCAGTACGCTTGTCAATCTTCTGACGTCATACCGGTGGCTGAAAGCCAAGCTCACACACACGGATGTAAAGTCGTTATTGTCTGATTTTAGGGACTTGAAGGCGCTGACACCTTTTGCTTCTCCTATACAAGAGGTACTTGATACAATTCGTCTCTCAGGTTGTGTTCTTTCCATCAACAAGTCTCAATTTGAAGGACAGTTCCTCGGCCGATTGTTGGAATCGTCTCATCCTCGTATTCAGAAACTGATCTGTGAGATGCAGCAGGAACCGAGAGGCGACTTCGCCTTGTATCCATCCTCAGCTTGCCTGGTTCGCCCAGGAGGCTGTTTGGTTCGGTCCTATTGTGGGCACACAGACGCAGTGTTGTGTGTTGCAGTTACAAATTTCCCCGACAGAAGGCGCGTGTTCACGGGATGCAGGGACTTCACCATACGGGCCTGGGAGCTTGGCTCTGGCCGAGACCTGGGCGTTCTACGCGGTCATCGCGGCGAAGTGTGTGCTCTACACCTGCGAAAGGACGACAGGCTGCTTGCCTCGGCGTCGTGTGACTGCACGATCAGACTGTGGGACACGAACAGACTCGAACTCTCCGCCACTCTGACTGGTCACGAGGCCAGGGTAACAGGAGTAGCGTTCACTCTGGACGGGAGGGGTTTGGTCTCGTGTTCACAAGACGGAGTGCTGAAGGTTTGGGAGGACACCGTTCAGATGCCGTCTGTTGCCAAGCTCTCGGTGTACAAAACGTCGAGGACGCGTTCCCTTTCCTCGTACGGTAGTTCCTGGAACATCCAGAAAGACATCGCCGCACACAGCAGTCAGATTATGGATCTCTGTTTCTATCACTGCAGCAGCAGGGTGGCGACTTGCGCTGCTGATTCGCTGATCAAGCTATGGGATCTGCAGGAAAAGGATCCCACAAAACGTGTTAGCACGCTCCGAGGCCACCGGGACATCGTTCGCAGTGTGACCATGACTAAGAACGACGCGTATCTCATATCATGTGCAGACGACAAAATCATCGCTCTGTGGAACACTGAAAGGTCACTTCTCGTCAGAACCTTGGTAAATCCAGGCGGACCCGTGGCCGCGATATCACTGGCGCCAGACGACACCACACTTGTGTCAGTAGGTGGCGCTGCTGATTCAGGTATCAAATTGTGGAACCTCCAGATAGGACAGATCATCTGCACACTGAGAGGTTCTTACACATGTGCGTTACTGGTGGAAACCACCGATGAACCAAGACTCATAGCATGTGATGTTGATAATAATACGTGCAATATTTGGCGGTTAGATTGTTCTAGCACAGAGTTTATTTCCTCAAACACTTCAGAGATCGACAACAAAGTTGTCTGCACCACGATATCTAGGGACGGAAAACTCACCGTGACGGGATCAGACGACGGGAAGTTAAGTATTTGGAATGCCGAGACTGGGCAACTTCGGGGTACTCTTGCCGTAGGTCAAAGTTATGTTTCTGTAGTGAGGTTGTCTCGCGACAACAGCATCGCTGTAGCGGGGTTCCAAAACGCAGAACTTGCCGTCTGTGACGTTGTCTCTCTGCGAAAGAAATGGACTTCACGGGGGCACAACGGTGCTATCCAATCTGTCTACATCACTAAAGATTGCGATCGAATCGTATCTGGTGCGAAGGACAAACAAGTGATTCTCTGGGATGCCTTGGAAGGAGTCAAACTGTATACTTTTGTACTCGACAACTTTGGCGTTGTATCCGTATCTATGGCTGGAGAATCTGTGATGGCCTGTACAGCAGAACACGTGCTGTACTCCTGGACTGTGGGCGGCGACGATGTAGACAACACAGTTGTTGGCCCGAGGGTAGAGACTCTACCCGGTCCCGTCGTTGTTCTGCCAGATCTGTGTAAGGTCATCAGTGGAGACTTCCGCAGTTCGGATTACGTCATATTCGACGAAGTCGGTCACGAGTGCCGACAGCGCAGTGGGCATGACGCTCGTGTGAGCGCTTTGGCCGTGACTCGGGACGGCACGTCTCTCATAGCGGGCTCTGTTGCCGGCACACTTACTGTCTGTAGTCTCTCCGGTCAAGGCGAGCCCGCGTACTTTATCAGTCGGCACGATGTCTCTTCAGATCCTGTTCTTGGTGTGGAGATAAGTgctatcatcatcaccatggcgACACACCAAATGACGTTTCTAACCGGTGACGTCGACGGTGCAGTAAAACTATGGGACTCTGACACCAGGACTGTACAAAACCCCGCCGACCGTTTTCAACTACTTGGCGCCCAACATGGCGGCGTTACTTGCTTCTGTAACCCCACCGACTCACTGGTTCTTTCGGGTTGCAGAGGAGGAACCGTCGCTTTGTGGGACCTGAAAGAACGGCACAGGGTTGCGTGCTGGGAGGGGCACCACGATGCAGTGACGTCAATCGACTGCACAAAACATGATGACGACATCACGGTTATCAGTACGTCATTAGACGGGACCATCAAAGCGTGGCGTCTCAAAGATGATCCCCCTTCCCCTCATCGTGTGTGGAAGTTAGCGGCGACTGTGCCAGCTCCTCGCTATCTAGCCTCCTTCACTTCAGAAAGCTGTGCTTGTTTTGTCAGCGGGTTAGACGACGGAACGCTGCGTGTTTTTACTATAAATGGTGAAAATTCTGTACGAGAGATCTTCACGGACCAAGGCAGTGTGAATGGCCTAGCCGTGCATTCAGACGGGTTAACCGTCATGTGTAGTCACGTGGGAGGAGCGTACACTCGTTGGAAGCTCGCCACTGGTGAGACGATCTCCACAAGGAAACGATTTTCAGGAGCGTCATGCACTAAGCGAATCATGGCCAACAATAGTATCATTTCTATGCGTTCAGTGCCGACTGTGATATCAGCTGAAGACGGTAGACTCACCATATGGGATGCCAAAAATGGAAGTATCAAACAAGTGAAGAACGGCACACGTTCGTCTACCAACTGTAAACAAAACTGCAACAGCAGTGGACGCAGAGACAGAGACCATCATGCTGGAAACCCCAAATGTTCCGAGACAACCGAAAGCCGAGGTGTACAGCATACGGCTCATCATGGTCAATATCAGCGACCGCGAATGACCGCCGTGACCTCGACTGATAATGGTGAACTCATCGCATCGGCGGACGAGAGCAACACCGTCCACGTGTGGTCCATAAATCCTGGGAACGAGCTTCTCCTCCTATGCAGCTTCACGTTTGACCATAAGGTCAACGACTTTTCTCTCTCAGACTCAGGGCGCATGTGTGTGCTGCTGGACGGTGTCTGCCTTTGTTTTCTGGAGATGAGGAAACCACATAACTGA
- the LOC136435872 gene encoding uncharacterized protein produces MAVSSRLLLGVALVLLVIVVTVPGAQLKAIYTLQAKLTHLARSRRSGVSCQSAGDCQSGECCAERLGRCLPLLTVGQLCRPFTIQRGVDCPCTVGLHCDIPDFMKSRPVVVQSGTCAAGEAHEAGADETTEQAAAPQPGVFRPGGGRRVPSKDRVRHLIQKMAGATAMGRTLGRRMPGRIRG; encoded by the exons ATGGCCGTGTCGTCTCGCCTCCTCCTGGGGGTGGCACTTGTACTCCTGGTCATCGTAGTAACTGTTCCAGGTGCACAG TTAAAAGCGATTTACACACTGCAGGCCAAGCTGACGCACCTAGCCCGCAGCCGTCGGTCCGGAGTCAGTTGCCAGTCGGCCGGAGACTGTCAGTCCGGAGAGTGCTGCGCCGAGCGTCTGGGCCGCTGTCTGCCCCTGCTGACCGTGGGTCAGCTCTGCCGCCCCTTCACCATCCAGCGAGGCGTGGACTGCCCATGCACTGTCGGGCTCCACTGTGACATACCGGACTTCATGAAGAGTCGGCCCGTGGTCGTCCAAAGCGGCACATGTGCAGCGGGAGAGGCGCATGAAGCGGGTGCTGAC GAGACTACTGAACAGGCGGCCGCGCCCCAGCCTGGCGTGTTCCGCCCCGGTGGAGGGAGGAGGGTCCCCTCTAAGGACAGGGTCCGTCATCTCATCCAGAAGATGGCTGGTGCTACCGCTATGGGCAGGACGTTGGGCAGGAGGATGCCTGGCAGAATACGGGGATAG